GCGGGCGTCGGAGGGCTTCTCGCGGTTCCTGCCTTCAGCGGTGGTCGTGCTCGGCTATGGCGTGGCGTTCTATTGCCTGTCGCTCACGCTCAAGAGCATTCCGGTCGGCATCGTCTACGCGGTGTGGTCCGGCGCCGGCATCGTGCTGATCACGCTGGTCGCGGTGCTGCTGTACCGGCAGGTGCCCGACGTGCCGGCCGTCATCGGACTCGGGCTGATCATTGCCGGGGTTGCCGTGCTGAACACGTTTTCGAAGATGCAGGCGCACTGAGCCGCTGCATCGACACAGGCGCCGCGGGCGCTTATTTACAGCGCACGATCATCGAACGGTTTTTCACGTTGGCCGAGACGACGTTCGTGACGCTGCCGCCCGCCGTGCCGCCTTCGTCATTGTCTTTGGACACGATGTCGTAGCCCGTCGCGCCGCAGGCGTTGCCGGCCTGCACGTAGCACGACGCCCAGCTGGAAGCGGCGTCGGCGCCGCTGCAATTCACGGCGAAGCCGGTCTGGCCGTTCGGCAGATTGATCAGCGACGTGGTGTTCGACGATGCGCAGCCGGCAAGGCCCGCCGCGCCGAGCAGCACGGCGGCGGGAAGGGCGGCCGACAGCGAGGTCCGGCGAACGAGAGCAAGCACGGAGCGGGTTCGGAGGCGGTTGAAGCGGCCGGCGCGGCGCAGTTGCGTCATGAAATGCATCGTGTTGTTTCCTTTCAGATTGATATTCGGGTCGCCATGTGGACCGGGAGCACCTGTTGGCGCTCGGGAGAAGCTCAGGGCGTTTCGATCGTAATGCCCGCCGCGCTGACCATCCGGCGGCTTTCCCCGCCTTCCCTGGTGGCCGCGTCTTCCCAGATGCTGATGGCTTTTGGAATGTCGATGCCGTGGCTTTCGGCGTACGCAAACCATGTGTTCGCCGCATCCGGCTCGGGCAATTCGTGGTTTTGCAGAAAATATTTTCCCATATTGCGCTCGCTGAACTCGAAAAGGGGTCGTCGCTTCAGCACGGACCGTGCCGATGATCCAGTTCGACCGGCGCGGGCCGAACAAGTGCGATCGGTTGCATCGCCGGGTGGCGCTGCAGAACTAATCGGCTCGCGACGCGCCTTACATACTGGTTGGCCGCGCGTCGACGCGGGTGCTGCACCGGCCTCGCGGACGAAACCGGCGACATCAGGGTCAACGCACGGGCAGACCTATCGGCCGCCGCTCCACGCGGCGTCCGCCCATGAATTGCAACGAGGAGAACGAATATGGCTGAACGGGTCAGCGGCCCTTACCGTGGTTATTACATCAGCGCCGCCGCGCGCCTCGTGCCGGCGGCCGACACGCCGGCCACGGGCGCCGGCAGTGCGAGCGGGACTTACGTCGGCTCGGTGAGCCTGGCTGAACACGGTCCGGACGATCCTCACCGCATGGAAACTTTGCTCGAACTCGGCGACGGCCAGCGCTTCGGCAGCGAAGAGGAGGCGCTCGTCTTCATCGAGCAGGCGGCGCGCGATTACATCGACCGCTTGCTGGGAGGCGCTTGATGGCGGTGCGTAAGGTGGAGAAAAGCGTCGCCGGGCGTGTCGGCAAAACCGCTGATGAAAGCGCTGCGGCAGGCTGGACCGCGGTCCAGCCGCGCGAGTACCATATCGACGTTCTCCGGGGCCGGCCGGTTCTCGCCGACGCCGGTTTCCCGTCGGATCTTTCTGATGAGGCAACCATGGAAATTCGGTTTCCCGCGGACGCGCCTGCTTACCGCGACTCGAATCTGACCGTTGTCTTTCCCGCACTGGTGGACGGCGAGCCGGTGCCGTGCGCGATCTCGGTCGAAGCGCTCGAAGATCACTTCGGCGCCTACACCGAGGACCTGGAAGGCTGGATGCGCGCGTTCGACGCCGGACGTCCGCGCATCGAAGCGGTCGCGCGCGAGCACTTGCAGATCAGCAACGGCACGCCCGTGCTGCTCAAGAGCGGCCACTTTCCGCCGGGCAACGTGGCGGGGTAATGGCGCTGCTCGAGAGAGAATGCGGCCATGCGGGCTCCATCGCATCGGCAGGGGATTCGCGGGTCAGACGCGCTACGGTTGATGAGCAAATCGCGACTGAGCGAGCCGTGCGAGCCATGGCGAGTTTGCATGCGCTGACCTGAAGTGCCGGACGCTGCAAATCACCGCGCAACTCGCCAACGCCACTTGCCCCACCCGGACGATCCTCGCATTCTCATTCAAGCCGCGCTCGCGGCGCTTCCGTTCGTTCCTGCATTTGCCGATGCCGCTTCTCGCGCCGCATCGAATGCATGGCGGATCCCTTCTTCGTACGACGTCCTGGCGATCGGGCCGATCAGTTCGGTCAACGCCGAGTCGTCGAGCACGACCGGCTCGGTCATCAGGTAATTCATTTCCACCAGTTCCCGCATGAACGGATTGAACAGGCCGAGCACGCGCAGCAGGGTCTTGCCGGCCACCATCAGCTTCGGTTGGCGGCCCGCCAGCGCATAGGCCTGCCGCGCCACTTCGCGCTGCGTGATGGTGCCCGCGCCGGCGAGGTGCCACCAGCGTCCATACGCCTCGGGCGTGCGCGTGAGCTTTTCGACCACTGGCCCGACATCCGGCAGATAGATGAATTCATGCGGCACATCCACAGGGCCGATCACCTGAGCGCGCTTGCCATTGGCCGCAGCTTCGAACACGCCGTTCAGCAGACTGCGCTCGATACCCGGGCCGTAGAAGTCGGGCAGACGCAGCACGAGCGTCGAGAGGCCATTGCGTCCATGCGCCGCCAGCACCAGATTTTCCTGCGCGAGCCGCATTTGGCCCTTGAACGTGTGCGGCTCACGCGGATGATTTTCGCGGATCGGATTGCCGCGCGCGCGGCCGTACGGATACACCGTGCCGATCAGAATGAAGCGCTCGACGCCCGCCGCCGTCACGCCCGCAAGCGCTCTCTCCATGAGCGGCGGATGCGCGGCGAACTGATCGTAGGGCACGCCGACCAGATAGATCACCGTCTGCAGATCCTGCGACGCCGCGCGGATCGAAGCGGGGTCGTCCGGATTCCACGTGACGATCTCCGCGTGCGGATCGTGGCCGAACGCAGCTTCGAGCGGTTGGCGCGAGCGGCCAACCACCCGGTAATCGCGGCCCGCCGCGCTGAGCGCCGCCGCAATGATCTGTCCGGACGCGCCCGCGGCGCCGAATAAACCCACCTTGCCTGTGACTTGCATGACGACTCCTTGAAGCGGCGCCGCATCGCGTCCGCATGAATTGTGACTGATAGTGGAAAATTTAATGAACGCTGTTCAGTGAACGGTGTTCAGTTTAATTTGACTTTTCAGTTTGTCAACCCGAGAATGTTCGTCATGGGAATCGCTGAACGAAAGAACCGCCAGAAACAGGCACTGCGCGAACGCATCCTCGATGCCGCGCGGCGCATCGTGATGCGCGAAGGCTTTGCCGCGCTGTCCATGCGCAAAATCGCCGACGCCATCGAATATTCACCGGCCACGCTGTACCTGCACTTCGCAAGCCGCGACGAGATCGCCCAGGCCTTGTGCGCGGAAGGCTATGCGCAACTGCTGGAGACGTTCGTGCCGCTCGCGGGCATCGCCGATCCGGCCGAGCGGCTCAAGGCGCTCGGCAGGGCGTATGTGGCATTCGGTGTCGCGCATCCGGAAACGTACCGGCTGATCTTCATGGAAGATCCGAGCTACACGGGCGCGGCGTTGGGCGGCGCGGCGAAGGGTAAGGCGGTGGTGGATCTGGTCAATGCCGGCGCGGCGTCGGGCGGTGCGGCGACGAGTAGCGCGGTGATGAGCGAGGACACCGAAGCCACGGCGGCGCACGAAGCGAGCGGCGAAACGGCCGCAGCCGAGGACGATCCCGGCGAGGCCGCGTTGCACATCATGATTTCCGCGCTCGACGAACTCAAAGCGGCGGGGCGTCTGTCGGCATCGACGGATGTGGCGGTGTGGGCCGAGGCGTTCTGGGCGAACTTGCATGGCATCGTTGCACTGAATCTGACGTGTCCCGTGTTTCCGACCGCACCGCTCGACACCGTGGTGGGCGTCGCGCTCGACGCCTGGCTGGGCGCATCGCACGCAACGCAAGCGCCGGGCGTTGCGGCCACCGCTGGCACGCGCAAGAGAAAATCGCTTGATACGCGTACCGAATCGCCGACTGAACCGGAGTCGGAACCGGGCAATGAATCCGCCGCTCAGCCTTCAGACAAAAAACCGGTAAAAGCGGCAGCCGGCAGTGCCACCGCGCCGGCCGCCAGACGCAAAGCCACGAGTGCGTGATAACGTTCGCTTCCACCTCAATTTGCGCGGTTGCGCTTAGCTCTCCATGTCCATTTCCGCCTCGCCCGCCGTCAGCGACGAAGTCGCGACTTACGTAGCCAACCGCATCGGTTTCATCGAACTGGACAGGCCGAAGGCGCTCAACGCGCTGTCGACCGGCATGATTCGCGCGATGCACGCGGCGCTCGACCAGTGGCGCGAAGATCCAGAAGTGCTCGCCGTCGTGGTACGCAGCCAGCAGCCGCGCGCGTTCTGCGCGGGCGGCGACATCCGCTTTCTCTATGAGTCGGCGCAGCGCGGCGAACATGACGCGCGCGACACGTTTTTCATCGAGGAATACCGGCTCAATCACGCCATCTTCACCTTTCCGAAGCCGTATATCGCGTTGATGAACGGCGTCGTGATGGGCGGCGGTATGGGCATTTCGCAGGGCGCGCATCGCACCGGTGGTCTGCGAGTCGTCACGAATTCGACGAAGATGGCGATGCCCGAAACCCGCATCGGCCTGTTTCCCGATGTCGGCGCGGGCTGGTTTCTGGCCCGCACGCCCGGCGCGATCGGCCGTTATCTGGCGGTGACCGGTGAAACGATCGGCGCGGCCGACGCGCTTTACGCGGGTCTCGCCGACACCTACATCGACGACGCGGCCTTGCCCGCGCTGGTCGACACCTTGCGCGGCGAGGCGTTTGAGCGCGGCGCGGACGTGGTGGCGTGCATCGAACGCGAGGCGCTCGCGCATCAGGTCGTGCCGCGGCCGGAGGCGTCGTCGCTGGCGAACGGGCGTGCGTTGATCGATCGTCACTTCGCGTTGCCCGATGTCGCGCGGATTCTTGCCTCGCTCCAAAGCGAGCGCGACGCCGCCGATTGGGCCGAACAGATGATTGCGGTCTTGCGCGAACGTTCGCCGTTGTCGATGGCGGTGTCGCTGGAAGTGGTGACGCGCGCCGAGGGTTCGATGGCCGACGTGCTGCGTGGCGATCTCGATCTGACGCGCTCGAGCTTTCTGCACGGCGACACGATCGAAGGCATTCGCGCGCGCATCATCGACAAGGACAACGCGCCGCGCTGGCGCTTCGCGCGCATCGAGGACGTGAACGCCGCCGAAGTCGAGAAGATGTTCGAGAGCCCGTGGCCGGCGAACGAACACCCGCTGCGCGATCTGCGCGGTTAAACCTGAGGAATTGAAGCGGCGGGTCGCGATGCCGCCTTGGCGAGCGGCATCGCAGTCGTTGCGAACGACCGGCGGCTAAGCCGCCAAGCCGCTCAATCCTCGTCTTCGCTCGCCATGAACGCGCGCATGAACACCAGCGCGCCCCAGCCCCACATCGCATTCGCCGCAAATCCCACCGAGAGGCGCGGCAGCATGTTGCCGCTCGGCCAGATGCCGCGCAGCGGGTCGATCACGAACACGCTCGCCGCCGTCAACGCGATGCCGCCGAACACGAAGGCCGGCACCCACGGCGCACGCCGATGCGGCGCGACGCGCAAGAGCCACGCCATCAATACGGCCCAGAACGCGCTCCAGATCGCGTTGGCGATGAACTCAGGCAATCCGAGCGGTAAAAACGGCGCAGTCGAAAAACCGGTTGGTTCGATCATCCCGGCTGCGTGCAGCAGCGCCAGCGTCGATTCGTGGAAGAACAGGGAAGCCAGAAAACCGGCGACGAACGGCAGGATGAGTTTTTGCATGCATTGCACCGCCAGGATACAGGCGGCGTGGTTCGCATGGCCTGTACCGGATTATTCGGAAAACGTGCGCCATTATATATAGACGTACCCCCTTTCCAGCGTGCACAACACGCAACATCCGTATGCTTTAGCGTCGGGCTAATCACGAAAGTGGAAAACCTAAGCTAAAAAAAATCGTTCAAAAGCCGCAGCCCGATCCATAGACTGTTTCTCCATGCAGACGGCGTTTGCCGCCGTCGCCGTTTAATCGAGCGTATGACGCGCACGTTTGGTCGAGGGAAGCTGTCGCGATGTCCTGCCTGATGCCGATCTTCACCCGCCGCATGGCGCCCGCGCGCCGGCCGGTCCGTTGTCGCCGCTAGCGCGCACCGACACCGCATTTTTCCGCCTCTTTGCGCTGCACCGTCCGGCTGTGTGCCGGAGGGATGCGCGCGGCCGGCGTGTGCGCGAACGCTCGACGCACCGTCTTCATTTCAATCCAGTTTCGAACCTGCAGGAGCAGCAAAATGAATGTGTTCTGGTTCATTCCGACTCACGGCGACAGCCGCTATCTCGGTACGTCCCAAGGCGCACGCGCAGCCGATTACGACTATTTCCAGCAGATCGCCGTCGCCGCCGATACGCTCGGCTACGAGGGCGTGCTGCTGCCGACGGGCCGCTCGTGCGAGGACGCATGGGTCGTCGCGTCGAGCCTGATCGCCGCGACCAAACGGCTGAAGTTTCTGGTGGCGATCCGTCCGGGCATTTCGTCGCCGGGTCTGGCCGCGCGCATGGCGGCGACCTTCGACCGTTTGTCCAACGGGCGTCTCCTGATCAATGTCGTGACCGGCGGCGATGCGGCGGAACTGGAAGGCGACGGCGTGTTCGTCGACCACGACACGCGCTATGAAATCACCGACGAATTCCTGCACATCTGGCGCAAGCTGCTGACCGCCGCGCATACCAACGACGCGATCGATTTTGAAGGCAAGCATCTGAACTCGAAGGGCGGCAAGGCGTTGTATCCGCCCGTGCAGAACCCGCATCCGCCGTTGTGGTTCGGCGGTTCGTCGCCGGCCGCGCACGACATGGCGGCCGAGCATATCGATACCTATCTGACGTGGGGCGAGCCGCCCGAAGCTGTCGCGAAGAAAATCGCCGACATTCGCGCGCGCGCCGCGGCGCATGGCCGCCAGATCAAGTTCGGGATTCGTCTGCACGTGATCGTGCGCGAGACGGAAGAAGAAGCGTGGGCCGCCGCCGACAAGCTGATCAGCAAGCTCGACGACGAAACCATCACGCGCGCCCAGGCCTCGTTCTCGAAGATGGACTCGGAAGGTCAGCGCCGCATGGCCGCGCTGCACGGCGGCAAGCGCGGCGGCCGCGCGGAACTCGAGGTCTATCCGAATCTGTGGGCGGGCGTGGGCCTCGTACGCGGCGGCGCGGGCACGGCGCTG
The nucleotide sequence above comes from Paraburkholderia aromaticivorans. Encoded proteins:
- a CDS encoding DMT family transporter encodes the protein MPPYALLGIAIVAEVIATSAMRASEGFSRFLPSAVVVLGYGVAFYCLSLTLKSIPVGIVYAVWSGAGIVLITLVAVLLYRQVPDVPAVIGLGLIIAGVAVLNTFSKMQAH
- a CDS encoding DUF1488 domain-containing protein, which translates into the protein MAVRKVEKSVAGRVGKTADESAAAGWTAVQPREYHIDVLRGRPVLADAGFPSDLSDEATMEIRFPADAPAYRDSNLTVVFPALVDGEPVPCAISVEALEDHFGAYTEDLEGWMRAFDAGRPRIEAVAREHLQISNGTPVLLKSGHFPPGNVAG
- a CDS encoding NAD-dependent epimerase/dehydratase family protein, with product MQVTGKVGLFGAAGASGQIIAAALSAAGRDYRVVGRSRQPLEAAFGHDPHAEIVTWNPDDPASIRAASQDLQTVIYLVGVPYDQFAAHPPLMERALAGVTAAGVERFILIGTVYPYGRARGNPIRENHPREPHTFKGQMRLAQENLVLAAHGRNGLSTLVLRLPDFYGPGIERSLLNGVFEAAANGKRAQVIGPVDVPHEFIYLPDVGPVVEKLTRTPEAYGRWWHLAGAGTITQREVARQAYALAGRQPKLMVAGKTLLRVLGLFNPFMRELVEMNYLMTEPVVLDDSALTELIGPIARTSYEEGIRHAFDAAREAASANAGTNGSAASAA
- a CDS encoding TetR/AcrR family transcriptional regulator codes for the protein MGIAERKNRQKQALRERILDAARRIVMREGFAALSMRKIADAIEYSPATLYLHFASRDEIAQALCAEGYAQLLETFVPLAGIADPAERLKALGRAYVAFGVAHPETYRLIFMEDPSYTGAALGGAAKGKAVVDLVNAGAASGGAATSSAVMSEDTEATAAHEASGETAAAEDDPGEAALHIMISALDELKAAGRLSASTDVAVWAEAFWANLHGIVALNLTCPVFPTAPLDTVVGVALDAWLGASHATQAPGVAATAGTRKRKSLDTRTESPTEPESEPGNESAAQPSDKKPVKAAAGSATAPAARRKATSA
- a CDS encoding enoyl-CoA hydratase/isomerase family protein; this translates as MSISASPAVSDEVATYVANRIGFIELDRPKALNALSTGMIRAMHAALDQWREDPEVLAVVVRSQQPRAFCAGGDIRFLYESAQRGEHDARDTFFIEEYRLNHAIFTFPKPYIALMNGVVMGGGMGISQGAHRTGGLRVVTNSTKMAMPETRIGLFPDVGAGWFLARTPGAIGRYLAVTGETIGAADALYAGLADTYIDDAALPALVDTLRGEAFERGADVVACIEREALAHQVVPRPEASSLANGRALIDRHFALPDVARILASLQSERDAADWAEQMIAVLRERSPLSMAVSLEVVTRAEGSMADVLRGDLDLTRSSFLHGDTIEGIRARIIDKDNAPRWRFARIEDVNAAEVEKMFESPWPANEHPLRDLRG
- the ssuD gene encoding FMNH2-dependent alkanesulfonate monooxygenase, which codes for MNVFWFIPTHGDSRYLGTSQGARAADYDYFQQIAVAADTLGYEGVLLPTGRSCEDAWVVASSLIAATKRLKFLVAIRPGISSPGLAARMAATFDRLSNGRLLINVVTGGDAAELEGDGVFVDHDTRYEITDEFLHIWRKLLTAAHTNDAIDFEGKHLNSKGGKALYPPVQNPHPPLWFGGSSPAAHDMAAEHIDTYLTWGEPPEAVAKKIADIRARAAAHGRQIKFGIRLHVIVRETEEEAWAAADKLISKLDDETITRAQASFSKMDSEGQRRMAALHGGKRGGRAELEVYPNLWAGVGLVRGGAGTALVGNPEQVAARMKEYAELGIDTFILSGYPHLEESYRFAELVFPLLPNRRNKVSNGPLSGPFGEIVGNNYLPKAASSS